Proteins encoded within one genomic window of Episyrphus balteatus chromosome 1, idEpiBalt1.1, whole genome shotgun sequence:
- the LOC129909815 gene encoding uncharacterized protein LOC129909815, which yields MRELGADDEANSKRMGFLLFIKVHKQLRDDRLFIEGRAFAWSTEYGLKCGNENGFVVLKKMFPDVKFDNVERAVNFDSNDKRHGQLLQNSSLSTAAPSAHSMQQHSTQGDLNARIGNERGFYNENGYHPLLTLDPKRISKDSKTDRKGRELLDFAESFNLMVLNGRSKSDVKGEFTFVRGNSCSVIDYCFVADDWLYGVSDFKVHEKCFSDHMPISVVMKINNDKQSICQGFTELTLPRLMWRNNLKKTYQDALDLELDSMKSRGEIVSIESLQDVIRKSAPKISDKSSRIQPKQKWFDAECLRAREKVFSFLKLFRRYNTPYFKQEYAKEKKRFKEICLHKKTQYFEEKVHTIIASRNTKEFWKAVRFVNGAKLKIGINIPSHDLKIHFQSLLNVESSTLPFHYCVNYIENQDMDQPFTSIELKSVLKEMKESKAPGEDLIPHEFYKYCSDDFAKHLLANLNDLYENDIVPTCFESSVILPVYKKGNQNMVENYRGISLLNTIRKIFGSMLYRRLSNWAEEQQILSECQAGFRQGYSTVDQIYTLSTIVDIYREEGKNIYVYFVDFKSAFDTVDRDLMFYKLSALGLPFKMLRTLRKIYKNCSAKVWDGVNMSESFATPSGLRQGCILSTLLFALFINDIVSYLNGGIDVGRTKIKVLMYADDIVLLADTPIKLQMMITKLEEFCKLWNLTVNRGKSQIMIFGRGKRQRSGNYIWKLEREAVEVVDSYKYLGVILTPQNSIKTHLLEKLKSAKIAINTTWLTCMKNKSIGLRVKYQIFEATARSVMFYATQVWGYLQYESVEQLLRFFLKRVLHLPRTTPTYMLHIETGLPPLFITTLKLHFDYVLKVLNMHEARLPKIVAMHAIAKKASCFQKWNELAERTGRPLNLSGSNIQETKVELYNILQNLDEKLHKAFIEEAQSSIYRRYYSKLEHDLSSISYFGNNVDAEKISTIFKSGYSP from the exons tttattaaagtacataagCAACTGCGTGATGACCGATTGTTTATTGAGGGAAGGGCATTTGCATGGAGCACCGAATATGGGTTAAAATGTGGTAATGAAAATGgatttgttgttttgaaaaaaatgttccctGATGTTAAGTTTGATAACGTGGAGCGAGCTGTCAACTTTGACAGCAACGATAAACGTCATGGACAGCTGTTACAAAACTCCTCACTATCTACAGCAGCGCCATCTGCACATTCAATGCAACAACATTCAACACAGG GGGATCTAAATGCAAGAATAGGAAATGAACGAGGCTTCTACAATGAAAATGGATATCATCCTCTACTAACTTTAGACCCCAAAAGAATATCGAAGGACAGTAAGACAGATAGAAAAGGAAGAGAACTGCTTGATTTCGCTGAATCTTTCAACCTAATGGTCCTAAATGGCAGATCTAAAAGTGATGTTAAGGGTGAATTCACTTTTGTAAGAGGAAACTCGTGTTCGGTAATTGATTATTGTTTTGTAGCAGATGATTGGCTTTATGGGGTATCGGATTTTAAGGTTCATGAAAAGTGTTTTTCGGATCATATGCCAATTTCTGTTgttatgaaaataaacaacgATAAACAGTCAATATGTCAAGGTTTCACTGAATTAACATTGCCCAGATTAATGTGGCGaaataatctcaaaaaaacgTATCAAGATGCATTAGACCTTGAACTTGATTCCATGAAGTCAAGAGGCGAAATAGTTTCAATAGAAAGCTTGCAAGATGTAATACGTAAATCAGCACCAAAAATATCCGATAAATCTAGTAGAATTCAACCAAAACAGAAATGGTTTGACGCAGAGTGTCTTAGAGCTAGAGAAAAAGTGTTTTCTTTTCTGAAACTATTTAGAAGATATAACACCCCTTATTTTAAACAAGAGTAtgcgaaagaaaaaaaacgatttaaggAGATTTGTTTACACAAGAAAACCCagtattttgaagaaaaagtgcACACTATCATTGCAAGCCGAAACACGAAGGAGTTCTGGAAAGCAGTTCGATTTGTAAACGGAGCAAAACTCAAAATTGGTATTAACATTCCTAGCCACgatttgaaaattcactttcaaTCACTTTTAAATGTAGAGTCATCAACGTTACCTTTTCATTACTGTGTTAATTATATCGAGAATCAAGATATGGATCAACCGTTTACATCTATAGAGTTGAAATCAGtgttaaaagaaatgaaagaatCTAAGGCACCAGGAGAAGATCTTATACCTCACGAATTTTATAAGTATTGCAGTGATGATTTTGCCAAACATCTGTTAGCGAACCTAAACGATTTGTATGAAAACGACATTGTCCCAACATGCTTTGAATCATCCGTTATTCTTCCAGTTTACAAAAAAGGAAATCAGAACATGGTGGAAAATTACAGAGGGATATCACTGCTTAATACAATTCGTAAGATATTTGGAAGTATGTTGTACAGACGCCTTAGTAATTGGGCAGAAGAACAGCAGATACTTAGTGAATGCCAAGCTGGATTTCGTCAAGGTTACTCCACCGTTGATCAAATTTATACACTTAGCACTATTGTAGACATTTACCGTGAGGAAGGCAAAAATATCTATGTCTACTTCGTTGATTTCAAATCCGCATTTGACACTGTAGATCGAGATTTAATGTTCTATAAACTTTCTGCTCTGGGTCTACCATTTAAAATGTTGAGgacattaagaaaaatatacaaaaactgtTCAGCGAAGGTATGGGATGGAGTCAATATGTCTGAAAGTTTCGCAACACCATCAGGTTTGAGACAAGGATGCATCTTGAGTACACTTCTTTTCGCCCTTTTTATTAATGATATTGTTTCCTATCTTAATGGAGGGATTGATGTAGGTCGTACTAAAATCAAAGTTTTGATGTACGCCGATGATATAGTGCTGTTAGCAGACACGCCAATAAAACTCCAGATGATGATAACTAAGCTCGAAGAATTTTGTAAACTGTGGAACCTTACAGTAAACAGAGGAAAATCCCAAATAATGATTTTTGGTAGAGGCAAGAGACAGCGAAGTGGAAACTATATCTGGAAATTGGAGAGGGAAGCAGTGGAAGTAGTTGATAGTTACAAATACCTGGGAGTAATACTAACACCACAAAATAGTATTAAAACTCACTTGCTAGAAAAACTGAAAAGTGCAAAAATTGCCATAAACACAACCTGGTTgacttgtatgaaaaataagAGCATAGGACTTCGAGTCAAATATCAAATCTTTGAGGCAACAGCGAGATCAGTTATGTTTTATGCAACGCAAGTTTGGGGATATTTACAATATGAGAGTGTAGAACAGCTTCTCAGGTTCTTTCTTAAAAGAGTACTGCACCTTCCCCGGACGACTCCCACATATATGTTGCACATTGAAACTGGACTCCCACCATTGTTCATCACAACACTGAAACTCCATTTTGATTACGTCCTTAAAGTATTAAACATGCACGAAGCAAGACTTCCTAAAATAGTTGCTATGCACGCCATCGCAAAAAAAGCATCATGCTTTCAGAAATGGAACGAACTGGCTGAGAGGACGGGACGTCCATTAAATTTATCGGGATCTAACATACAGGAAACGAAAGTTGAACTTTACAATATACTCCAGAATCTTGATGAAAAACTACATAAAGCCTTTATTGAAGAAGCTCAATCATCAATTTATCGAAGGTACTATTCGAAACTGGAACATGATCTAAGCTCGATTAGCTATTTTGGAAACAATGTCGATGCagaaaaaatctcaaccatATTTAAG tCTGGATATTCTCCATAA
- the LOC129909822 gene encoding uncharacterized protein K02A2.6-like: protein MENILVSCQNTLNYLDDVIIFGQTEEEHNKELEHVLNIFKDKNVTLNKGKCIFKDRTRLVAVASPVALGAVLLQFQEDIPQVISFASKSLSPVERRYSQTEKESLALVWAAERFYYYLAGIEFELVTDHKPLEAIFKPTSKPPARIERWVLRLQSFKFKVVYQPGKYNIADSLSRLCKIRVENSFDSLCEHNIYAIIESTIPQALTITDIVNNNSSDEELMEAVENTKKDEWNMCVKNKYFPFRWELSVLGNILLVLTLAHEGHPGETVMKRRLRVKVWWQSMDKDVTNWVKSCRECLLVSRPTPPVPMIRHAFPNGPWQCLAMDLLGPLPNHDFVFVVIDYFSRYQEIRFIRKITSSKIISILEEIFSRLGYPKSIKADNGRQFVSEEIKLFCKNNNINLITSPPYWPQANGEVENMNRSILKRLQIANGNGTDYKKEIQKFILMYNVTPHGTTGKAPSELLYSRLIRDKIPSVQNTDAESVDSEVRDFDLVNKEKGKQVADKKRGAKIS from the exons ATGGAGAACATTTTGGTCTCATGTCAAAACACCCTCAACTATTTAGATGACGTTATCATTTTTGGACAAACAGAAGAAGAACACAACAAAGAACTTGAACATGTCCTTAATATTTTTAAGGATAAGAATGTTACTCTAAACAAAGGAAAGtgcatttttaaa GATCGCACTCGTTTAGTGGCTGTTGCAAGTCCAGTTGCTCTTGGAGCAGTACTGCTCCAATTTCAAGAGGACATTCCTCAAGTTATTTCATTTGCTAGCAAGAGTCTTTCACCCGTTGAAAGACGATATTCACAAACAGAAAAAGAAAGTCTGGCATTAGTTTGGGCGGCAGAACGTTTCTACTATTATCTGGCAGGAATTGAATTTGAGTTAGTGACGGATCACAAGCCATTGGAAGCCATATTCAAACCAACATCCAAACCACCAGCTCGAATTGAACGATGGGTTTTAAGACTTCAGtcatttaaatttaaggttGTGTATCAACCAGGAAAATATAACATAGCTGATTCACTTTCACGACTTTGCAAGATTAGAGTTGAAAACTCATTCGATAGTCTCTGTGAACACAATATCTATGCTATAATAGAATCAACGATACCACAAGCACTAACGATAACTGATATCGTAAACAATAACTCTTCAGATGAAGAACTAATGGAAGCTGTAGAAAACACAAAGAAAGACGAGTGGAACATGTGCGTTAAGaataaatattttccatttaGGTGGGAATTATCTGTTTTGGGAAATATTCTTTT GGTTTTAACTCTTGCTCATGAAGGTCATCCAGGAGAGACAGTTATGAAACGAAGACTTAGAGTCAAAGTTTGGTGGCAATCAATGGACAAAGACGTAACAAATTGGGTGAAAAGCTGTCGTGAATGCTTATTAGTGTCCCGTCCAACACCACCTGTTCCTATGATACGACATGCATTTCCAAATGGTCCGTGGCAGTGTTTAGCGATGGATTTGTTGGGTCCATTACCAAATCATGACTTCGTTTTTGTTGTTATAGACTATTTTTCAAGATATCAAGAAATacgatttataagaaaaataacttcatccaaaattatttcaattctgGAAGAAATTTTTAGTCGATTAGGATATCCAAAATCAATAAAAGCTGATAACGGACGACAATTTGTTAGCGAagaaatcaaacttttctgcaAAAACAACAATATAAATCTTATCACATCGCCTCCATATTGGCCACAGGCAAATGGTGAGGTTGAAAACATGAATCGATCGATATTGAAAAGACTACAAATTGCGAATGGAAATGGAACTGATTACAAGAAAGAAATTCAGAAGTTTATTCTTATGTATAATGTTACACCACATGGTACTACTGGAAAAGCACCATCTGAGCTTCTTTATAGTAGACTGATTAGAGACAAGATTCCTTCTGTTCAGAATACAGACGCAGAATCCGTTGACTCGGAAGTACGAGATTTTGACTTAGTCAATAAAGAGAAGGGAAAGCAGGTAGCAGATAAGAAACGGGGTGCAAAAATCAGTTAA